In the genome of Muntiacus reevesi chromosome 5, mMunRee1.1, whole genome shotgun sequence, one region contains:
- the PDC gene encoding phosducin: MEKAKSQSLEEDFEGQASHTGPKGVINDWRKFKLESEDNDSVAPSKKEILRQMSSPQSRDDKDSKERFSRKMSVQEYELIHKDKEDENCLRKYRRQCMQDMHQKLSFGPRYGFVYELESGEQFLETIEKEQKITTIVVHIYEDGVKGCDALNSSLACLAAEYPMVKFCKIKASNTGAGDRFSSDVLPTLLVYKGGELLSNFISVTEQLAEEFFTGDVESFLNEYGLLPEKEMHVLEQSNMEEDME; this comes from the exons atggaaaaagcaaaaagCCAAAGTTTGGAGGAAGACTTTGAAGGACAGGCCTCACACACAG gacCCAAGGGAGTAATAAATGATTGGAGAAAGTTTAAATTGGAGAGTGAAGATAATGATTCAGTTGCACCTAGCAAGAAGGAGATTCTCAGACAGATGTCTTCTCCTCAGAGTAGAGATGACAAAGACTCAAAAGAAAGATTCAGCAGAAAG ATGAGTGTTCAAGAATACGAACTAATCCACAAAGACAAAGAAGATGAAAATTGCCTTCGTAAATACCGCAGACAGTGTATGCAGGATATGCACCAGAAGCTGAGTTTTGGGCCTAGATACGGGTTTGTGTATGAGCTGGAATCTGGGGAGCAATTCCTGGAAACCattgaaaaggaacagaaaatcaCCACTATCGTTGTTCACATTTATGAAGATGGTGTCAAGGGCTGTGATGCTCTAAACAGTAGCTTAGCATGCCTTGCAGCTGAATATCCTATGGTCAAGTTTTGTAAAATAAAGGCTTCTAATACAGGCGCTGGGGACCGCTTTTCCTCAGACGTACTCCCCACACTGCTTGTCTACAAAGGTGGGGAGCTCCTAAGCAATTTCATTAGTGTTACTGAACAGCTTGCCGAAGAATTTTTTACTGGGGATGTGGAGTCTTTCCTAAATGAATATGGGTTATTACCTGAAAAGGAGATGCATGTCCTAGAGCAGAGCAACATGGAAGAAGATATGGAATAA